From Staphylococcus delphini, one genomic window encodes:
- a CDS encoding virulence RhuM family protein: MSNNFLMYQTEDGQTKIELRLEDETVWMTQKSLADLYQKSIKTISEHIKHIYDEGELTKEATIRKSQIVQTEGDREVTRESNFYNLEVIIAVGYRVRSHRGTQFRQWATDKINEYLVKGFVMDDARLKEMRNIGSDYFDELLERIRDIRASEKRFYIKITDIYATSVDYDPQAEITRTFFATVQNKLHYAIHGMTAAELIQSRADAAQNNMGLQSFKGEKVRKNDVTIAKNYLTEKELKSLNRIVTMYLDYAEDQAERQQPMYMSDWIEKLDAFLQFNDRELLHNPGKVSKQVADSLAHSEYLNYNHARNRMNSHSDFLDFIKENDVKYFSDSD; encoded by the coding sequence TTGAGTAATAACTTTTTAATGTACCAAACTGAAGACGGTCAAACGAAAATTGAGCTTCGTTTAGAAGATGAAACTGTTTGGATGACTCAAAAATCACTCGCTGACTTGTATCAAAAGAGTATTAAAACAATAAGTGAACATATTAAACATATTTATGATGAAGGAGAATTGACTAAAGAAGCAACTATCCGGAAAAGCCAGATTGTTCAAACTGAAGGAGATCGGGAAGTTACTCGAGAAAGCAATTTTTATAATCTAGAAGTCATTATTGCTGTTGGGTATCGCGTAAGGTCACATCGCGGGACGCAATTTAGACAATGGGCTACAGATAAAATTAATGAATACCTAGTCAAAGGCTTTGTGATGGACGATGCGCGCCTTAAAGAAATGAGAAATATAGGTTCTGATTATTTTGATGAATTGCTAGAACGAATTAGAGATATTAGAGCATCTGAAAAGCGATTTTACATAAAAATAACGGATATCTATGCCACATCAGTAGATTATGATCCTCAAGCAGAAATCACACGAACATTTTTTGCTACTGTTCAAAACAAATTACACTATGCAATTCACGGCATGACAGCAGCAGAATTAATTCAATCTAGGGCCGATGCAGCCCAAAACAATATGGGTTTACAATCATTCAAAGGCGAAAAAGTTCGGAAAAACGATGTCACTATTGCCAAAAATTATTTAACTGAAAAAGAATTGAAGTCACTTAATCGAATTGTGACAATGTATCTCGATTATGCAGAAGATCAAGCAGAAAGACAGCAACCGATGTATATGTCAGACTGGATCGAAAAATTGGATGCGTTTTTACAATTCAACGATAGAGAGCTACTGCATAATCCAGGTAAAGTGAGTAAACAAGTGGCAGATTCATTAGCGCATAGTGAGTATTTAAACTACAATCATGCCAGAAACAGAATGAATAGCCACAGTGATTTTCTAGATTTTATTAAAGAAAATGATGTAAAGTATTTTTCCGACAGTGACTAA
- a CDS encoding CPBP family intramembrane glutamic endopeptidase: MNSWRTLFKILGLILLMFVLSVFAQNIAISWHLLSLLGFEYVLHGLTYVVVALFLIKLIANKMLKRPLSYFRITPIRIFPSSMVLGVLLATLTIVFYFVFVPGHFSVTHVESTKAFLEMIFELIVLGGIAAPIVEEAIFRGVLLKYIEEKTNIVVAMVMTSVIFAMVHLFNGRLTGIDFYLLIIGGTMVGILYAIAAYRYNSIWASIVLHMCWNIGSLITISPTQTDDGWIQYVINSHNVWLTGGAYGFSVSIVAIIGYMITAIVILFLKKDRHFSK; encoded by the coding sequence ATGAATTCTTGGAGGACGTTATTTAAAATTTTAGGATTAATCTTGTTAATGTTTGTACTTTCTGTTTTTGCACAGAACATTGCGATTTCTTGGCATTTATTGTCATTATTAGGCTTCGAGTATGTTTTACATGGCTTAACGTATGTTGTCGTTGCGCTATTTCTAATTAAATTAATAGCTAACAAAATGTTAAAAAGGCCGCTCTCGTATTTTCGTATTACACCAATTCGTATTTTTCCGAGTAGTATGGTTTTAGGTGTGTTATTAGCCACACTTACAATTGTTTTCTATTTTGTCTTTGTGCCAGGGCATTTTAGTGTGACTCATGTTGAATCAACAAAGGCGTTTTTGGAAATGATTTTTGAATTGATTGTCCTTGGAGGAATTGCAGCGCCGATTGTTGAAGAGGCGATTTTTAGAGGTGTTTTACTGAAATATATTGAAGAAAAAACCAATATTGTCGTTGCGATGGTGATGACGTCTGTCATTTTTGCAATGGTACATTTGTTTAATGGGCGATTAACGGGGATAGATTTTTATTTGTTAATCATCGGTGGCACAATGGTGGGTATACTGTATGCGATTGCTGCTTATCGTTATAATTCGATTTGGGCGAGTATTGTGCTTCATATGTGTTGGAATATAGGATCACTCATTACAATTTCCCCAACTCAAACTGACGATGGATGGATTCAATACGTAATTAATAGTCATAACGTATGGCTTACAGGTGGGGCATACGGCTTTTCCGTTTCTATCGTTGCAATCATAGGTTATATGATTACAGCTATAGTGATTCTCTTTTTAAAAAAGGATAGACATTTTTCAAAATAA